One region of Mus musculus strain C57BL/6J chromosome 15, GRCm38.p6 C57BL/6J genomic DNA includes:
- the Prpf40b gene encoding pre-mRNA-processing factor 40 homolog B isoform X8, which yields MSPPAPPQSVPDSGPRPPAAPAPFPPGPPMMPPPFMPPPGLPPPFPPMGLPPMSQRPPAIPPMPPGILPPMLPPMGAPPPLTQIPGMVPPMMPGMLMPAVPVTAATAPGADTASSAVAGTGPPRALWSEHVAPDGRIYYYNADDKQSVWEKPSVLKSKAELLLSQCPWKEYKSDTGKPYYYNNQSQESRWTRPKDLDDLEALVKQESAGKQQTQQLQTLQPQPPQPQPDPPPIPPGPIPVPMALLEPEPGRSEDCDVLEAAQPLEQGFLQREEGPSSSTGQHRQPQEEEEAKPEPERSGLSWSNREKAKQAFKELLRDKAVPSNASWEQAMKMVVTDPRYSALPKLSEKKQAFNAYKAQREKEEKEEARLRAKEAKQTLQHFLEQHERMTSTTRYRRAEQTFGDLEVWAVVPERERKEVYDDVLFFLAKKEKEQAKQLRRRNIQALKSILDGMSSVNFQTTWSQAQQYLMDNPSFAQDQQLQNMDKEDALICFEEHIRALEREEEEERERARLRERRQQRKNREAFQSFLDELHETGQLHSMSTWMELYPAVSTDVRFANMLGQPGSTPLDLFKFYVEELKARFHDEKKIIKDILKDRGFCVEVNTAFEDFAHVISFDKRAAALDAGNIKLTFNSLLEKAEAREREREKEEARRMRRREAAFRSMLRQAVPALELGTAWEEVRERFVCDSAFEQITLESERIRLFREFLQVLEQTECQHLHTKGRKHGRKGKKHHRKRSHSPSVSRQGSESDEEELPPPSLRPPKRRRRNPSESGSEPSSSLDSVESGGAALGGPGSPSSHLLLGSDHGLRKTKKPKKKTKKRRHKSTSPDSETDPEDKAGKESEDREQEQDREPRQAELPNRSPGFGIKKEKAGTRQKAS from the exons ATGtctcctcctgccccaccccag TCGGTTCCCGATTCTGGTCCCCGGCCCCCAGCAGCGCCTGCCCCCTTCCCACCGGGGCCCCCCATGATGCCACCACCCTTC ATGCCCCCTCCAGGGCTCCCACCTCCTTTTCCTCCGATGGGGCTCCCCCCTATGAGTCAGAGACCACCAGCCATTCCCCCCATGCCACCTGGCATACTGCCCCCAATGCTTCCACCAATGGGGGCACCGCCACCACTTACACAG ATACCAGGAATGGTCCCTCCAATGATGCCGGGGATGCTGATGCCAGCGGTGCCTGTCACTGCAGCG ACGGCTCCGGGTGCGGACACCGCCAGCT CTGCTGTGGCTGGAACAGGCCCTCCG AGGGCCTTATGGAGTGAGCACGTAGCCCCTGACGGGCGCATCTACTACTACAATGCTGATGATAAGCAATCCGTGTGGGAGAAGCCCAGCGTACTCAAGTCTAAGGCAGAG CTGCTGCTGTCCCAGTGTCCCTGGAAAGAGTATAAGTCAGATACAGGGAAGCCTTACTACTACAACAACCAGAGTCAGGAGTCCCGGTGGACTCGGCCCAAGGACCTGGATGACCTGGAAG CCCTCGTCAAACAAGAGTCTGCAGG AAAACAGCAGACCCAGCAACTACAGACACTACAGCCACAACCACCTCAGCCACAGCCTGACCCTCCACCTATACCTCCGGGTCCCATCCCAGTGCCTATGGCCCTCCTGGAACCTGAACCAGGTCGAAGTGAAGACTGTGATGTGCTGGAGGCTGCCCAGCCCCTGGAGCAGGGCTTCCTGCAGCGGGAGGAGGGCCCCAGCAG CTCTACTGGACAGCATCGGCAgccacaggaagaggaggaagctaAGCCAGAACCAGAGCGATCTGGCCTCAGTTGGAGCAACCGGGAGAAGGCAAAACAGGCTTTCAAAGAACTGCTAAGGGACAAG GCTGTCCCTTCCAATGCTTCATGGGAACAGGCCATGAAGATGGTAGTCACTGACCCCCGCTACAG TGCCTTGCCCAAACTAAGTGAGAAGAAGCAGGCGTTTAATGCTTACAAGGCTCAgcgggagaaggaggagaaagaggaggcccGGCTGAGAGCCAAGGAGGCCAAGCAGACCCTGCAGCATTTCCTGGAACAGCATGAACGCATGACCTCCACCACCCGCTACCG GCGGGCAGAACAGACTTTTGGGGACCTGGAGGTCTGGGCTGTGgtccctgagagagagagaaaggaagtttATGATGATGTCCTCTTCTTCCTGGCCAAGAAGGAGAAG GAACAAGCCAAGCAGCTCCGGCGTCGGAATATCCAGGCCCTGAAGAGCATCCTGGATGGGATGAGCAGTGTCAACTTCCAAACCACTTGGTCCCAGGCCCAGCAGTACCTCATGGATAACCCCAGCTTTGCTCAGGACCAGCAGCTGCAGA ACATGGACAAGGAAGATGCACTTATCTGCTTTGAGGAGCATATCCGGGctttggagagagaggaggaggaagagcgaGAACGGGCCCGGCTTCGGGAGCGGCGACAGCAGCGGAAGAATCGGGAGGCCTTTCAG AGCTTCCTGGACGAGCTGCATGAGACAGGGCAGCTGCACTCCATGTCCACCTGGATGGAGCTGTACCCGGCAGTCAGCACTGACGTTCGCTTTGCCAACATGCTGGGCCAGCCGG GCTCTACTCCTTTGGACTTGTTCAAGTTCTATGTGGAGGAGTTGAAGGCTCGATTCCACGATGAGAAGAAGATCATAAAGGATATCCTTAAG GATCGGGGCTTCTGTGTGGAGGTGAACACAGCATTTGAGGACTTCGCCCACGTCATAAGCTTTGACAAGAGGGCTGCTGCGCTGGACGCAGGCAACATCAAGCTGACCTTCAATAGT CTGCTGGAAAAAGCAGAGGCACGGGAGAGGGAACGGGAAAAGGAGGAGGCCCGAAGGATGCGGCGCAGAGAAGCTGCCTTTCGAAGCATGCTGAGGCAGGCCGTGCCTGCTCTGGAGCTGGGCACTGCCTGGGAAGAG GTCCGTGAGCGCTTTGTGTGCGACTCAGCCTTTGAGCAGATCACCCTGGAGTCGGAGCGGATCCGGCTCTTCCGAGAGTTCCTGCAGGTGTTGGAG cAGACTGAATGCCAGCACCTCCACACCAAAGGCCGAAAGCATGGCAGAAAGGGCAAGAAACACCATCGCAAGCGTTCACACTCACCCTCAGTGAGTCGGCAG GGCTCTGAGTCAGATGAAGAGGAGCTGCCCCCACCATCCCTCCGGCCCCCCAAGCGGAGGAGGCGGAACCCCTCAGAATCTGGCTCTGAGCCCTCCTCCTCACTTGATTCAGTTGAAAGTGGGGGTGCTGCTCTTGGAGGACCAGGCTCCCCATCTTCCCACCTTCTTCTTGGGTCAG ATCATGGTCTTCGGAAAACcaagaaaccaaaaaagaaaaccaagaaaagaagACACAAGTCG ACCAGTCCTGACAGTGAGACGGACCCCGAAGACAAAGCTGGTAAGGAGAGTGAAGACAGAGAACAGGAACAGGACAGGGAACCCCGGCAGGCAGAGCTCCCTAACCGTTCCCCAGGCTTCGGAATCAAGAAGGAGAAG GCTGGGACACGTCAGAAAGCGAGCTGA
- the Prpf40b gene encoding pre-mRNA-processing factor 40 homolog B isoform X11 has translation MSPPAPPQSVPDSGPRPPAAPAPFPPGPPMMPPPFMPPPGLPPPFPPMGLPPMSQRPPAIPPMPPGILPPMLPPMGAPPPLTQIPGMVPPMMPGMLMPAVPVTAATAPGADTASSAVAGTGPPRALWSEHVAPDGRIYYYNADDKQSVWEKPSVLKSKAELLLSQCPWKEYKSDTGKPYYYNNQSQESRWTRPKDLDDLEALVKQESAGKQQTQQLQTLQPQPPQPQPDPPPIPPGPIPVPMALLEPEPGRSEDCDVLEAAQPLEQGFLQREEGPSSSTGQHRQPQEEEEAKPEPERSGLSWSNREKAKQAFKELLRDKAVPSNASWEQAMKMVVTDPRYSALPKLSEKKQAFNAYKAQREKEEKEEARLRAKEAKQTLQHFLEQHERMTSTTRYRRAEQTFGDLEVWAVVPERERKEVYDDVLFFLAKKEKEQAKQLRRRNIQALKSILDGMSSVNFQTTWSQAQQYLMDNPSFAQDQQLQNMDKEDALICFEEHIRALEREEEEERERARLRERRQQRKNREAFQSFLDELHETGQLHSMSTWMELYPAVSTDVRFANMLGQPGSTPLDLFKFYVEELKARFHDEKKIIKDILKDRGFCVEVNTAFEDFAHVISFDKRAAALDAGNIKLTFNSLLEKAEAREREREKEEARRMRRREAAFRSMLRQAVPALELGTAWEEVRERFVCDSAFEQITLESERIRLFREFLQVLEQTECQHLHTKGRKHGRKGKKHHRKRSHSPSVSRQVEGHGALSQMKRSCPHHPSGPPSGGGGTPQNLALSPPPHLIQLKVGVLLLEDQAPHLPTFFLGQIMVFGKPRNQKRKPRKEDTSRPVLTVRRTPKTKLTGWDTSESELSEGELERRRRTLLQQLDDHQ, from the exons ATGtctcctcctgccccaccccag TCGGTTCCCGATTCTGGTCCCCGGCCCCCAGCAGCGCCTGCCCCCTTCCCACCGGGGCCCCCCATGATGCCACCACCCTTC ATGCCCCCTCCAGGGCTCCCACCTCCTTTTCCTCCGATGGGGCTCCCCCCTATGAGTCAGAGACCACCAGCCATTCCCCCCATGCCACCTGGCATACTGCCCCCAATGCTTCCACCAATGGGGGCACCGCCACCACTTACACAG ATACCAGGAATGGTCCCTCCAATGATGCCGGGGATGCTGATGCCAGCGGTGCCTGTCACTGCAGCG ACGGCTCCGGGTGCGGACACCGCCAGCT CTGCTGTGGCTGGAACAGGCCCTCCG AGGGCCTTATGGAGTGAGCACGTAGCCCCTGACGGGCGCATCTACTACTACAATGCTGATGATAAGCAATCCGTGTGGGAGAAGCCCAGCGTACTCAAGTCTAAGGCAGAG CTGCTGCTGTCCCAGTGTCCCTGGAAAGAGTATAAGTCAGATACAGGGAAGCCTTACTACTACAACAACCAGAGTCAGGAGTCCCGGTGGACTCGGCCCAAGGACCTGGATGACCTGGAAG CCCTCGTCAAACAAGAGTCTGCAGG AAAACAGCAGACCCAGCAACTACAGACACTACAGCCACAACCACCTCAGCCACAGCCTGACCCTCCACCTATACCTCCGGGTCCCATCCCAGTGCCTATGGCCCTCCTGGAACCTGAACCAGGTCGAAGTGAAGACTGTGATGTGCTGGAGGCTGCCCAGCCCCTGGAGCAGGGCTTCCTGCAGCGGGAGGAGGGCCCCAGCAG CTCTACTGGACAGCATCGGCAgccacaggaagaggaggaagctaAGCCAGAACCAGAGCGATCTGGCCTCAGTTGGAGCAACCGGGAGAAGGCAAAACAGGCTTTCAAAGAACTGCTAAGGGACAAG GCTGTCCCTTCCAATGCTTCATGGGAACAGGCCATGAAGATGGTAGTCACTGACCCCCGCTACAG TGCCTTGCCCAAACTAAGTGAGAAGAAGCAGGCGTTTAATGCTTACAAGGCTCAgcgggagaaggaggagaaagaggaggcccGGCTGAGAGCCAAGGAGGCCAAGCAGACCCTGCAGCATTTCCTGGAACAGCATGAACGCATGACCTCCACCACCCGCTACCG GCGGGCAGAACAGACTTTTGGGGACCTGGAGGTCTGGGCTGTGgtccctgagagagagagaaaggaagtttATGATGATGTCCTCTTCTTCCTGGCCAAGAAGGAGAAG GAACAAGCCAAGCAGCTCCGGCGTCGGAATATCCAGGCCCTGAAGAGCATCCTGGATGGGATGAGCAGTGTCAACTTCCAAACCACTTGGTCCCAGGCCCAGCAGTACCTCATGGATAACCCCAGCTTTGCTCAGGACCAGCAGCTGCAGA ACATGGACAAGGAAGATGCACTTATCTGCTTTGAGGAGCATATCCGGGctttggagagagaggaggaggaagagcgaGAACGGGCCCGGCTTCGGGAGCGGCGACAGCAGCGGAAGAATCGGGAGGCCTTTCAG AGCTTCCTGGACGAGCTGCATGAGACAGGGCAGCTGCACTCCATGTCCACCTGGATGGAGCTGTACCCGGCAGTCAGCACTGACGTTCGCTTTGCCAACATGCTGGGCCAGCCGG GCTCTACTCCTTTGGACTTGTTCAAGTTCTATGTGGAGGAGTTGAAGGCTCGATTCCACGATGAGAAGAAGATCATAAAGGATATCCTTAAG GATCGGGGCTTCTGTGTGGAGGTGAACACAGCATTTGAGGACTTCGCCCACGTCATAAGCTTTGACAAGAGGGCTGCTGCGCTGGACGCAGGCAACATCAAGCTGACCTTCAATAGT CTGCTGGAAAAAGCAGAGGCACGGGAGAGGGAACGGGAAAAGGAGGAGGCCCGAAGGATGCGGCGCAGAGAAGCTGCCTTTCGAAGCATGCTGAGGCAGGCCGTGCCTGCTCTGGAGCTGGGCACTGCCTGGGAAGAG GTCCGTGAGCGCTTTGTGTGCGACTCAGCCTTTGAGCAGATCACCCTGGAGTCGGAGCGGATCCGGCTCTTCCGAGAGTTCCTGCAGGTGTTGGAG cAGACTGAATGCCAGCACCTCCACACCAAAGGCCGAAAGCATGGCAGAAAGGGCAAGAAACACCATCGCAAGCGTTCACACTCACCCTCAGTGAGTCGGCAGGTAGAGGGACATGG GGCTCTGAGTCAGATGAAGAGGAGCTGCCCCCACCATCCCTCCGGCCCCCCAAGCGGAGGAGGCGGAACCCCTCAGAATCTGGCTCTGAGCCCTCCTCCTCACTTGATTCAGTTGAAAGTGGGGGTGCTGCTCTTGGAGGACCAGGCTCCCCATCTTCCCACCTTCTTCTTGGGTCAG ATCATGGTCTTCGGAAAACcaagaaaccaaaaaagaaaaccaagaaaagaagACACAAGTCG ACCAGTCCTGACAGTGAGACGGACCCCGAAGACAAAGCTG ACAGGCTGGGACACGTCAGAAAGCGAGCTGAGTGAGGGGGAGCTGGAGAGGCGAAGGCGGACACTCCTACAGCAGCTGGACGACCACCAATGA
- the Prpf40b gene encoding pre-mRNA-processing factor 40 homolog B isoform X2 produces the protein MSPPAPPQSVPDSGPRPPAAPAPFPPGPPMMPPPFMPPPGLPPPFPPMGLPPMSQRPPAIPPMPPGILPPMLPPMGAPPPLTQIPGMVPPMMPGMLMPAVPVTAATAPGADTASSAVAGTGPPRALWSEHVAPDGRIYYYNADDKQSVWEKPSVLKSKAELLLSQCPWKEYKSDTGKPYYYNNQSQESRWTRPKDLDDLEALVKQESAGKQQTQQLQTLQPQPPQPQPDPPPIPPGPIPVPMALLEPEPGRSEDCDVLEAAQPLEQGFLQREEGPSSSTGQHRQPQEEEEAKPEPERSGLSWSNREKAKQAFKELLRDKAVPSNASWEQAMKMVVTDPRYSALPKLSEKKQAFNAYKAQREKEEKEEARLRAKEAKQTLQHFLEQHERMTSTTRYRRAEQTFGDLEVWAVVPERERKEVYDDVLFFLAKKEKEQAKQLRRRNIQALKSILDGMSSVNFQTTWSQAQQYLMDNPSFAQDQQLQNMDKEDALICFEEHIRALEREEEEERERARLRERRQQRKNREAFQSFLDELHETGQLHSMSTWMELYPAVSTDVRFANMLGQPGSTPLDLFKFYVEELKARFHDEKKIIKDILKDRGFCVEVNTAFEDFAHVISFDKRAAALDAGNIKLTFNSLLEKAEAREREREKEEARRMRRREAAFRSMLRQAVPALELGTAWEEVRERFVCDSAFEQITLESERIRLFREFLQVLETECQHLHTKGRKHGRKGKKHHRKRSHSPSVSRQGSESDEEELPPPSLRPPKRRRRNPSESGSEPSSSLDSVESGGAALGGPGSPSSHLLLGSDHGLRKTKKPKKKTKKRRHKSTSPDSETDPEDKAGKESEDREQEQDREPRQAELPNRSPGFGIKKEKTGWDTSESELSEGELERRRRTLLQQLDDHQ, from the exons ATGtctcctcctgccccaccccag TCGGTTCCCGATTCTGGTCCCCGGCCCCCAGCAGCGCCTGCCCCCTTCCCACCGGGGCCCCCCATGATGCCACCACCCTTC ATGCCCCCTCCAGGGCTCCCACCTCCTTTTCCTCCGATGGGGCTCCCCCCTATGAGTCAGAGACCACCAGCCATTCCCCCCATGCCACCTGGCATACTGCCCCCAATGCTTCCACCAATGGGGGCACCGCCACCACTTACACAG ATACCAGGAATGGTCCCTCCAATGATGCCGGGGATGCTGATGCCAGCGGTGCCTGTCACTGCAGCG ACGGCTCCGGGTGCGGACACCGCCAGCT CTGCTGTGGCTGGAACAGGCCCTCCG AGGGCCTTATGGAGTGAGCACGTAGCCCCTGACGGGCGCATCTACTACTACAATGCTGATGATAAGCAATCCGTGTGGGAGAAGCCCAGCGTACTCAAGTCTAAGGCAGAG CTGCTGCTGTCCCAGTGTCCCTGGAAAGAGTATAAGTCAGATACAGGGAAGCCTTACTACTACAACAACCAGAGTCAGGAGTCCCGGTGGACTCGGCCCAAGGACCTGGATGACCTGGAAG CCCTCGTCAAACAAGAGTCTGCAGG AAAACAGCAGACCCAGCAACTACAGACACTACAGCCACAACCACCTCAGCCACAGCCTGACCCTCCACCTATACCTCCGGGTCCCATCCCAGTGCCTATGGCCCTCCTGGAACCTGAACCAGGTCGAAGTGAAGACTGTGATGTGCTGGAGGCTGCCCAGCCCCTGGAGCAGGGCTTCCTGCAGCGGGAGGAGGGCCCCAGCAG CTCTACTGGACAGCATCGGCAgccacaggaagaggaggaagctaAGCCAGAACCAGAGCGATCTGGCCTCAGTTGGAGCAACCGGGAGAAGGCAAAACAGGCTTTCAAAGAACTGCTAAGGGACAAG GCTGTCCCTTCCAATGCTTCATGGGAACAGGCCATGAAGATGGTAGTCACTGACCCCCGCTACAG TGCCTTGCCCAAACTAAGTGAGAAGAAGCAGGCGTTTAATGCTTACAAGGCTCAgcgggagaaggaggagaaagaggaggcccGGCTGAGAGCCAAGGAGGCCAAGCAGACCCTGCAGCATTTCCTGGAACAGCATGAACGCATGACCTCCACCACCCGCTACCG GCGGGCAGAACAGACTTTTGGGGACCTGGAGGTCTGGGCTGTGgtccctgagagagagagaaaggaagtttATGATGATGTCCTCTTCTTCCTGGCCAAGAAGGAGAAG GAACAAGCCAAGCAGCTCCGGCGTCGGAATATCCAGGCCCTGAAGAGCATCCTGGATGGGATGAGCAGTGTCAACTTCCAAACCACTTGGTCCCAGGCCCAGCAGTACCTCATGGATAACCCCAGCTTTGCTCAGGACCAGCAGCTGCAGA ACATGGACAAGGAAGATGCACTTATCTGCTTTGAGGAGCATATCCGGGctttggagagagaggaggaggaagagcgaGAACGGGCCCGGCTTCGGGAGCGGCGACAGCAGCGGAAGAATCGGGAGGCCTTTCAG AGCTTCCTGGACGAGCTGCATGAGACAGGGCAGCTGCACTCCATGTCCACCTGGATGGAGCTGTACCCGGCAGTCAGCACTGACGTTCGCTTTGCCAACATGCTGGGCCAGCCGG GCTCTACTCCTTTGGACTTGTTCAAGTTCTATGTGGAGGAGTTGAAGGCTCGATTCCACGATGAGAAGAAGATCATAAAGGATATCCTTAAG GATCGGGGCTTCTGTGTGGAGGTGAACACAGCATTTGAGGACTTCGCCCACGTCATAAGCTTTGACAAGAGGGCTGCTGCGCTGGACGCAGGCAACATCAAGCTGACCTTCAATAGT CTGCTGGAAAAAGCAGAGGCACGGGAGAGGGAACGGGAAAAGGAGGAGGCCCGAAGGATGCGGCGCAGAGAAGCTGCCTTTCGAAGCATGCTGAGGCAGGCCGTGCCTGCTCTGGAGCTGGGCACTGCCTGGGAAGAG GTCCGTGAGCGCTTTGTGTGCGACTCAGCCTTTGAGCAGATCACCCTGGAGTCGGAGCGGATCCGGCTCTTCCGAGAGTTCCTGCAGGTGTTGGAG ACTGAATGCCAGCACCTCCACACCAAAGGCCGAAAGCATGGCAGAAAGGGCAAGAAACACCATCGCAAGCGTTCACACTCACCCTCAGTGAGTCGGCAG GGCTCTGAGTCAGATGAAGAGGAGCTGCCCCCACCATCCCTCCGGCCCCCCAAGCGGAGGAGGCGGAACCCCTCAGAATCTGGCTCTGAGCCCTCCTCCTCACTTGATTCAGTTGAAAGTGGGGGTGCTGCTCTTGGAGGACCAGGCTCCCCATCTTCCCACCTTCTTCTTGGGTCAG ATCATGGTCTTCGGAAAACcaagaaaccaaaaaagaaaaccaagaaaagaagACACAAGTCG ACCAGTCCTGACAGTGAGACGGACCCCGAAGACAAAGCTGGTAAGGAGAGTGAAGACAGAGAACAGGAACAGGACAGGGAACCCCGGCAGGCAGAGCTCCCTAACCGTTCCCCAGGCTTCGGAATCAAGAAGGAGAAG ACAGGCTGGGACACGTCAGAAAGCGAGCTGAGTGAGGGGGAGCTGGAGAGGCGAAGGCGGACACTCCTACAGCAGCTGGACGACCACCAATGA
- the Prpf40b gene encoding pre-mRNA-processing factor 40 homolog B isoform X1 produces MSPPAPPQSVPDSGPRPPAAPAPFPPGPPMMPPPFMPPPGLPPPFPPMGLPPMSQRPPAIPPMPPGILPPMLPPMGAPPPLTQIPGMVPPMMPGMLMPAVPVTAATAPGADTASSAVAGTGPPRALWSEHVAPDGRIYYYNADDKQSVWEKPSVLKSKAELLLSQCPWKEYKSDTGKPYYYNNQSQESRWTRPKDLDDLEALVKQESAGKQQTQQLQTLQPQPPQPQPDPPPIPPGPIPVPMALLEPEPGRSEDCDVLEAAQPLEQGFLQREEGPSSSTGQHRQPQEEEEAKPEPERSGLSWSNREKAKQAFKELLRDKAVPSNASWEQAMKMVVTDPRYSALPKLSEKKQAFNAYKAQREKEEKEEARLRAKEAKQTLQHFLEQHERMTSTTRYRRAEQTFGDLEVWAVVPERERKEVYDDVLFFLAKKEKEQAKQLRRRNIQALKSILDGMSSVNFQTTWSQAQQYLMDNPSFAQDQQLQNMDKEDALICFEEHIRALEREEEEERERARLRERRQQRKNREAFQSFLDELHETGQLHSMSTWMELYPAVSTDVRFANMLGQPGSTPLDLFKFYVEELKARFHDEKKIIKDILKDRGFCVEVNTAFEDFAHVISFDKRAAALDAGNIKLTFNSLLEKAEAREREREKEEARRMRRREAAFRSMLRQAVPALELGTAWEEVRERFVCDSAFEQITLESERIRLFREFLQVLEQTECQHLHTKGRKHGRKGKKHHRKRSHSPSVSRQGSESDEEELPPPSLRPPKRRRRNPSESGSEPSSSLDSVESGGAALGGPGSPSSHLLLGSDHGLRKTKKPKKKTKKRRHKSTSPDSETDPEDKAGKESEDREQEQDREPRQAELPNRSPGFGIKKEKTGWDTSESELSEGELERRRRTLLQQLDDHQ; encoded by the exons ATGtctcctcctgccccaccccag TCGGTTCCCGATTCTGGTCCCCGGCCCCCAGCAGCGCCTGCCCCCTTCCCACCGGGGCCCCCCATGATGCCACCACCCTTC ATGCCCCCTCCAGGGCTCCCACCTCCTTTTCCTCCGATGGGGCTCCCCCCTATGAGTCAGAGACCACCAGCCATTCCCCCCATGCCACCTGGCATACTGCCCCCAATGCTTCCACCAATGGGGGCACCGCCACCACTTACACAG ATACCAGGAATGGTCCCTCCAATGATGCCGGGGATGCTGATGCCAGCGGTGCCTGTCACTGCAGCG ACGGCTCCGGGTGCGGACACCGCCAGCT CTGCTGTGGCTGGAACAGGCCCTCCG AGGGCCTTATGGAGTGAGCACGTAGCCCCTGACGGGCGCATCTACTACTACAATGCTGATGATAAGCAATCCGTGTGGGAGAAGCCCAGCGTACTCAAGTCTAAGGCAGAG CTGCTGCTGTCCCAGTGTCCCTGGAAAGAGTATAAGTCAGATACAGGGAAGCCTTACTACTACAACAACCAGAGTCAGGAGTCCCGGTGGACTCGGCCCAAGGACCTGGATGACCTGGAAG CCCTCGTCAAACAAGAGTCTGCAGG AAAACAGCAGACCCAGCAACTACAGACACTACAGCCACAACCACCTCAGCCACAGCCTGACCCTCCACCTATACCTCCGGGTCCCATCCCAGTGCCTATGGCCCTCCTGGAACCTGAACCAGGTCGAAGTGAAGACTGTGATGTGCTGGAGGCTGCCCAGCCCCTGGAGCAGGGCTTCCTGCAGCGGGAGGAGGGCCCCAGCAG CTCTACTGGACAGCATCGGCAgccacaggaagaggaggaagctaAGCCAGAACCAGAGCGATCTGGCCTCAGTTGGAGCAACCGGGAGAAGGCAAAACAGGCTTTCAAAGAACTGCTAAGGGACAAG GCTGTCCCTTCCAATGCTTCATGGGAACAGGCCATGAAGATGGTAGTCACTGACCCCCGCTACAG TGCCTTGCCCAAACTAAGTGAGAAGAAGCAGGCGTTTAATGCTTACAAGGCTCAgcgggagaaggaggagaaagaggaggcccGGCTGAGAGCCAAGGAGGCCAAGCAGACCCTGCAGCATTTCCTGGAACAGCATGAACGCATGACCTCCACCACCCGCTACCG GCGGGCAGAACAGACTTTTGGGGACCTGGAGGTCTGGGCTGTGgtccctgagagagagagaaaggaagtttATGATGATGTCCTCTTCTTCCTGGCCAAGAAGGAGAAG GAACAAGCCAAGCAGCTCCGGCGTCGGAATATCCAGGCCCTGAAGAGCATCCTGGATGGGATGAGCAGTGTCAACTTCCAAACCACTTGGTCCCAGGCCCAGCAGTACCTCATGGATAACCCCAGCTTTGCTCAGGACCAGCAGCTGCAGA ACATGGACAAGGAAGATGCACTTATCTGCTTTGAGGAGCATATCCGGGctttggagagagaggaggaggaagagcgaGAACGGGCCCGGCTTCGGGAGCGGCGACAGCAGCGGAAGAATCGGGAGGCCTTTCAG AGCTTCCTGGACGAGCTGCATGAGACAGGGCAGCTGCACTCCATGTCCACCTGGATGGAGCTGTACCCGGCAGTCAGCACTGACGTTCGCTTTGCCAACATGCTGGGCCAGCCGG GCTCTACTCCTTTGGACTTGTTCAAGTTCTATGTGGAGGAGTTGAAGGCTCGATTCCACGATGAGAAGAAGATCATAAAGGATATCCTTAAG GATCGGGGCTTCTGTGTGGAGGTGAACACAGCATTTGAGGACTTCGCCCACGTCATAAGCTTTGACAAGAGGGCTGCTGCGCTGGACGCAGGCAACATCAAGCTGACCTTCAATAGT CTGCTGGAAAAAGCAGAGGCACGGGAGAGGGAACGGGAAAAGGAGGAGGCCCGAAGGATGCGGCGCAGAGAAGCTGCCTTTCGAAGCATGCTGAGGCAGGCCGTGCCTGCTCTGGAGCTGGGCACTGCCTGGGAAGAG GTCCGTGAGCGCTTTGTGTGCGACTCAGCCTTTGAGCAGATCACCCTGGAGTCGGAGCGGATCCGGCTCTTCCGAGAGTTCCTGCAGGTGTTGGAG cAGACTGAATGCCAGCACCTCCACACCAAAGGCCGAAAGCATGGCAGAAAGGGCAAGAAACACCATCGCAAGCGTTCACACTCACCCTCAGTGAGTCGGCAG GGCTCTGAGTCAGATGAAGAGGAGCTGCCCCCACCATCCCTCCGGCCCCCCAAGCGGAGGAGGCGGAACCCCTCAGAATCTGGCTCTGAGCCCTCCTCCTCACTTGATTCAGTTGAAAGTGGGGGTGCTGCTCTTGGAGGACCAGGCTCCCCATCTTCCCACCTTCTTCTTGGGTCAG ATCATGGTCTTCGGAAAACcaagaaaccaaaaaagaaaaccaagaaaagaagACACAAGTCG ACCAGTCCTGACAGTGAGACGGACCCCGAAGACAAAGCTGGTAAGGAGAGTGAAGACAGAGAACAGGAACAGGACAGGGAACCCCGGCAGGCAGAGCTCCCTAACCGTTCCCCAGGCTTCGGAATCAAGAAGGAGAAG ACAGGCTGGGACACGTCAGAAAGCGAGCTGAGTGAGGGGGAGCTGGAGAGGCGAAGGCGGACACTCCTACAGCAGCTGGACGACCACCAATGA